CTTCCCCTTTCGGTTGAAATTCCTCGGGCGGGAGACCGTGAAAACGAAATTCGGCAAGGTCCGTTGCCTGAAGTTCCGGCCTTATGTACAGTCCGGTCGTGTGTTTAAAGAACAGGAAAGCTTATCTTTGTGGGTGTCCGACGACCGGAACAAGATCCCGATCCGGATTGAAGCAGACCTGGCGGTGGGCTCAATCAAGGCGGACCTCGACGGGTACAATGCCCTGAGGAACCAGTTCCGGATCATTATGGATTAAGGCCCATCCATGGAGAACAAAGAGCGCACCGAATCCCAGATCCGGAAACTGGAAGCCAAGTACAGGGATTCCGGCCAGGACCTCTCCTCCTACCTCGACGGCCTGTTATACCAGCGGTACCTGACCTACTGGGATTACATCCACCTGGATACGCTGCTGAGCCTGCAGGTTCCCCGTACCCACTTCCCGGACGAGGAGATTTTCATCATGTACCACCAGATTACCGAGTTGTACTTTAAGCTCATCCTGCACGAAGAGCGGCAGATCGTGGACGACAAATCCCAGGATATCGGATTCTTCACCGAAAAGGTCAACCGGATTAACAATTATTACAAAGCGCTGATTTCCTCATTCAGCATCATGATTCGCGGGATGGAGCGGGAGCAGTTCCTCCGCTACCGGATGGCGCTGTTGCCGGCCAGCGGGTTTCAGTCTGCCCAGTACCGGATGATTGAATTGTATGCGACCCCCCTGGAGAACCTGGTACACCATTCCCAGCGGGAAGGCCTGGACCCGGATGCGGAGATCGAGGAGCTATACGAGAAAATTTACTGGAAAAAAGGGGCCACAGACAAGGATACCGGAGAGAAGACCCTGACCCTCAAACAATTCGAATACCGGTACACGCCGCGCTTTATCCGGATCGCCAACGAGGTGAAAGGGAATACCATTTATCATAAATACTTAAATTTGCCCACGGGGCTTCGGAATAATAAAGGGCTCACCCGTGCGTTACAACAAATGGACATCAACGCAAACGTTAACTGGCCGTTGATGCACATGGGGTCCGCTTACCGGTACCTGAATAAGGAAAAGGAGACCATCGAGGCTACGGGGGGGACCAACTGGAAGACCTTTCTGCCTCCGAGTTTCCAGAAGATTGTCTTCTTTCCGGAAGCCCACGACGAGAAAACATTGGAAAACTGGGGTAAAGAGTGGGTGGAGCACCACCTGAACCCTGAAAAACAGACCTGAAACGTATGCGAATATTCTGGGGCATTCTGGGGCTGGCGCTGGTGCTGGCTTCCTGCAAGGACCGGCCGTCCGAAACGGCCTTACCCGAATCGAAACCTGAAGAGCCTTTGGTTGCCGAACTGGCCCCGAGGCTCGAATACGGTTTCGACCTCAGGGAATTCGAGGTGGTCCAGGATACGATCCGCCGCGGGGACAGCTTTGGGGAGCTGATGCTCGCCAACAAGGTGGATTATCCGAAAATCGCACAGATATCCGAGAAATACCGCGACACCTTCGACGTGCGGAAGATACGGGTCGGGAAGCCCTACATGATTCTTAAATCCAAAGACACCGCCCAGGCCGCCCAGGTTTTTATCTATCAGAACGACCGGGTCAATTACACCGTGGTGGATTTTCGGGACTCGGCGGTAGCCTATAAGGAAAAACGCCCGGTTTCCTTCAGGGAACGGGAAGTAGCCGGGGTAATCCCGGAAGGGGGTTCGCTGTCCCTGGTCATCGACCAGCTGGGGGTGGATTACCAGGTGACCCTGGACCTGTCGCAGGTCTATGCCTGGACGGTAGACTTTTCGAAACTGGATGCCGGGGATAAATTCCGGATCATCTTTGACGAAAAATATATACAGGACAGCCTCTATGCCGGGGCCGGGCCCATCAAGGCGGCGTATTTTGAGCACGGGGGGAAACCGCTATACGCCTTTGCCTACCACAATGATTCCCTGGACATAATGGAATACTACGACGACCAGGCCGAAAACCTGCGGCGGACCTTCCTGAGCATGCCCATCCGGTTTGGCAGGCTGTCGTCCCGGTATAACCTCAAGCGACGGATCCGGTATTACGGATACAAGGTACGGCCCCACCGGGGTACCGACTATGCGGCACCGATTGGCACGCCCATCCTGGCGACAGCTGACGGCGTCGTTACGGAATCCACCCGTCGGGGCGGGAACGGCAAATACGTGAAGATTCGCCACAACGGCACTTACAGCACGCAATACCTGCACATGAAGGCCCAGAATGTAAAGCGGGGCGATTATGTGCGACAGGGCGACGTGATTGGCTGGATCGGGATGACCGGGAATACGGGAGGCCCGCACGTTTGCTACCGCTTCTGGAAAAATGGCCGCCAGGTAGACCCCCTGCGGGAGGAACTGCCAAAAGCCGAACCGCTCGCGGAGGCCAGGCAGCCCGAATATTTCGATTATATCAACCCGCTGAAGGAACAGCTCGACTGTATCCCCCTGGAACTGCACGAGCCGGCTCCTGATTCCGATGAACTCCTAACTTTCAACCAACCCGAACATGCCCTTTCCGAAAATTAATCCGAGTACCACCCAGGCATGGAACCAGCTCAGAGCCCATTACGAGAGAACACACAACCGCCACATTAAAGACCTTTTTGCCTCGGACCCGGAGCGCGCCTCCCGGATGAGCCTCCGGTGGAATGGTTTTTTCGTGGATTACTCCAAGAACCGCGTTGATGACGAAACCCTGGAACTGCTGTTGTCCCTGGCCGAGGCTTGCGATCTGGAGACGGCCATGGATGCCTATTTCGACGGAGAGGCCATCAACCAGACCGAGGGCCGTGCTGTTTTGCATACGGCCCTGAGGAACGGATCGGATTCCGGCCTGGAAATTGACGGGGAACCGGTGGAAAAGGAAGTCGGCAGGGTAAGGGAACACATGCGGGCTTTCTGTGAGGCCGTGATTAGCGGGGACAAAAAAGGATATACCGGAAAACCTTTTACCGACGTGGTAAACGTTGGGATTGGCGGGTCGGATTTGGGCCCGGTGATGGTAACCGAGGCCCTGCAGTTTTACAGCAACCACCTCCGCACGCATTTTGTGAGCAATGTAGACGGGGACCACGTACACGAAACGCTCCGGAAGCTCAATCCGGAAACCACCCTGTTTGTCATCGTCTCCAAGAGCTTTACCACCCAGGAGACCCTCAGCAATGCCCTGACGATAAAGAAATGGTTCCTGGAGCACGCCACGCAGGCCGACATTGCCAAACACTTTGCCGCCGTATCGACCAACACCGCAAAAATTGAGGAATTCGGCATCGCGGATGCGAACGTCTTTCCCATGTGGGACTGGGTGGGCGGCCGGTTTTCGCTCTGGAGCGCCGTGGGGTTGTCCATAGCGCTTTCCATAGGCTTTGACCAGTTTGAAGCCCTGCTTTCCGGGGCCCGGTCGATGGACCGGCATTTCCGGGAAGCGCCCTGGAAGGAGAATATCCCGGTGATCCTGGGCCTGCTGAGTATCTGGTACAACAATTTCCACGGCGCGGAAACCGAAGCGGTGATCCCCTATTCGCAGTACCTCCACCGGCTGCCTGCCTACCTGCAGCAGGGGATTATGGAAAGCAACGGCAAAAGCGTGGACCGCAACGGCGTACCCGTGGCCTACCAAACCGGGACAATTATCTGGGGGGAGCCGGGTACCAATTCCCAACACGCCTTTTTCCAGCTCATCCACCAGGGCACCAAACTCATCCCGGCCGATTTTATCGGTTTCCGGCATTCCCTCCACGGAGACAGGGAGCACCATCTAAAACTGATGGCTAATTTCTTTGCACAGACCGAGGCGCTGATGAACGGGAAGACCCCGGAAGCAGTGCGCGACGAACTCAGCGGTCAGGGCCTCGGTGACGACGCCCTGGAAAACCTGCTGCCCTTTAAGGTGTTTGAAGGGAACAAGCCCACCAACACAATCCTGATAGAGCGGCTGAGCCCGGAAAGCCTGGGCGCCCTGGTAGCGCTCTACGAGCACAAAATCTTTGTCCAGGGGGTTATCTGGAACATCTTCAGTTACGATCAGTGGGGGGTGGAGCTCGGCAAGCAGCTGGCCTCGACGATCCTCTCGGAACTCACCAGCGGGCAAGTTGGCAATCACGACACCTCCACATTGCAACTTTTGCAATATTTTAAGAGTTAACTTACCGAAGTCGCAACTGTTAACGCTATTGTATAACTTGTTGCGGATCAGCATAGTTTAGACAAATTTTGTGTTAAATTTGCCCCGGGGAATTTAACATTCCCTTAATGCTTAAGTGCGCAATCTGCGCCACTTTTGCACCACATTTCAAAACCAAAATAACACAGAACATGAAAAAATTAGCCTTAACCTTTATCCTGGTTTTTGCAGCTTTGGCCAGCCATGCTCAGGCGACGCTGACCGGGACCGTCACCGACGGGGAGATGGGTGGTCCGCTGCCCGGAGCTTCGGTTGTCGTTAAAGGGACAACCAACGGAACCACTACCGATTTTGACGGAAACTTTACCCTTGAAGCCAGTACGGATAGCGGGGTGCTCGTGGTCACCTATATCGGGTTTATGCCCCAGGAGGTTTCTTTCTCCGGGTCTGCAAGCCTGGGAACCATCCAGCTGATGCCCAATGTGGAAGTGCTGGAAGGCGTAATCGTAACCGGGGTACAGGATATCGCCAGGGACCGGGAAACACCGGTGGCAGTTTCCACCGTACGGGCCGAGGAGATCCAGCTTAAGTTGGGATCCCAGGAATTCCCGGAAATCCTCAACACAACCCCTTCTATCTACGCTACCAAGAGCGGGGGTGGATTCGGGGATGCCCGGGTGAACATCCGGGGTTTTGACACCAACAACTCGGCCGTGATGATCAACGGTATCCCGGTCAACGACATGGAAAACGGGCAGGTATACTGGAGTAACTGGGCCGGACTTTCGGACGTGACTTCGGCCATCCAGGTACAGCGGGGTCTGGGTTCTTCCAAACTCGCTATTTCCTCTGTCGGGGGTACGATCAACGTAATCACCAAGAGTTCCAAGCAAACCGAGGGCGGGTCCTTCGGCGCCACCGTAGGGAACAACGAGTACTTTAAATCCATCGCTTCCTATTCTTCCGGGATTCTGGAGAACGGGTTTTCCGCCTCCCTGCTGCTGAGCCGCACGGCGGGCAGCATGTATGCCGACGGGACCCAGTTTGAAGGCTATAACTTTTTCCTCGGCCTCGGGTACACTTCCGGGGACCACAACCTGGAATTCATGGTAACCGGCGCGCCCCAATGGCACCACCAGCGGAGCTTTGCCCCCTCGATTGCCGATTACATCCAGTACAGCGACAACGGGGTAGACCCGGACCGCCGCTACAACAGCGACTGGGGCTACCTGAACGGAAAGGAGTTCAGCTTCCGCCGGAACTTCTACCACAAGCCGGTGATCAGCCTGAACTGGACCTGGGATATCAACGAGGTCTCCACGCTGGAAACTTCCACCTACGCCTCTTTCGGCCGGGGTGGTGGAACCGGGGAGATCGGGCGTTCTGCCGGTGCCCGCCAATTTGACGGCCGCTGGAAAACCGCCAACGGGCTCGTGGACGTAGACCGGATCTTCGCGTACAACAGCGGGGCACCCGTCATGTTCGACGGCTCCATCGTACAGCGCGAGCAAACCAACGGCCTGTATGTGAACCAGGGAAGCGGCGACCGCTCGGATGCGAACGGGATTTCCCGTCGGGCTTCCATCAACTCCCACAACTGGTACGGGGTGCTTGCCAACCTGACCAACCAGTTCTCAGACCAGCTGACCGTCGATTTCGGTATCGACCTGCGTCGCTACACCGGATACCACTACCGCCGGGTGAACAACTTGCTCGGGGGGGATGCCTACCTGCAAACCGATAACCAGAACAACGACCCGAACCCGCTGTTCTTTGAAACCTACAATGCCAACCAGCCGTGGTGGGTATTCGGGGATATCGACGAGGAGGAGAAAATTGACTACTACAATACGGGCCTCGTAAACTGGATGGGTGTTTTCGGACAGGCGGAGTACCGCTTTACGGAAGACATCGTGGGCTTTGTCCAGGGATCGCTTTCCAACCAGGGCTTTGCCCGGGAGGAATTCTTCAACGAGGTACCTCCGGAGCAAACCGATTACGAGAACATCCTCGGCGGAAACGTCAAGGGGGGTGTTAACTGGAACATCGACGCGAACCACAACATCTTCGCCAATGCGGGCTATTACAGCAAGCAGCCGTTGTTCGACGCGGTTTACATCAACTTCTCCAACACGCTCAACCCGAACCTCACCAACGAGAAGATTACCGGGTTTGAACTCGGGTACGGTTACCGCAGCTCCATGTTCCGCGCGAACGTGAACCTGTACCGCACCAGCTGGAAAGACCGCTTTGAGTCTGTTTCCGCCACGTTCAATGCCGGGGAGCCGGATGAGATCCGAGGCAGCGCCAACCTGCTCGGGATTACCCAGGTACACACCGGGGTAGAGGTGGATGCGCAACTGCGGGTTGCCGACGCCCTGACCCTCACCGGGATGCTTTCTGTCGGAAACTGGCAATATCAGGACGATGTAAGTGCCACGTACTTCGACGCGGAGAACAACCCGATCGTCATCGACGGGGTAGAGCAGCAGGAGATCCTGCCGCTCGATGGTGTTAAGGTGGGCGATGCCGCCCAGTTCACCGCCTTTATCGGGGCCGACTACAATATCCTCGACAACCTGAGCGTGGACGCCGGCTACCGCTATGCCGACAACCTGTACGCCCAGTTTGACGCCACGGACGTCGGGGAGGAAGGCGCCCTGAAACTGCCGTCCTTTGGCCTGATGGATGCCGGCCTGACCTTCAGCATGCCTTTCCTGGAGAAGACCATGAGTTTCCGGCTGAACGTCAACAACGTCTTTGACAAAGTGTACATCGCCGAAGCGGATACAAACATTTTTGCCGAGCCGGGCGACGATACCTTTCAGGGGATCAACACGGCCAACCGGGTATTCTTTGGCTTCGGCCGTACCTGGAACGCCAGCCTGCGCTTCAACTTTTAATAATCGGGAATTTCCGGGAGGTCAACCCTCCCGGATTTCAAGGGAAAACCCCGGCGGTATCGCCGGGGTTTTTTTATGCCAAAAAGTAATACCTTTACGGGAAAACCGACTGCATGGAAATCTTACAAACCGTCCACTCCTACCTGGCCTATGTGGCCCTGGCACTTTTGTTCCTGGCCGTTGCCAATGCCCTCACAGGCCTGGCTAAAAACAGGATATTCACCATGGAGAAGGACTTGCGGCTGAGCCTATTTACATTGATTATCTGCCATATCCAGCTCCTGGTGGGGCTCGTGCTTTACTTTGTGTCCACCAATGGCTACAAAGCCCTGAGCGAACTCGGCATGGGCGGGATGAATGCGGCGGCCCGGTTACTGGCCGTGGAACACCCCCTGATCAATATTGTTGCCATTGCCCTGGTCACCGTGGGCTGGTCGCGCCATAAAAAGTTCCTGGACGGAAAGGGCAAATTCAAGAGTATTGCCATCTTTTACGGCCTGGGGCTCCTTTTGATCCTCAGCCGCATCCCCTGGGCCAACTGGTTTAACTGATTCTCCTTCTGCAAACAACTATAACCCATTTAAAACAACTTGTGATGAAATACATGTATTGCCTGATACTGGCCCTGGTATGCGCGCCCCTGGCGGCCCAGGAAACGGAATTGTTCAATGGCGAGGACCTGTCGGGCTGGACGGTCTACGGCACCGAAAAGTGGTATGTGGAAGACGGATTGTTGGTGTGCGAGAGCGGCCCGGACAAAGGGTACGGCTACCTGGCCACGGATAAGCACTACAAGGATTTTGTGCTGACCCTGGAATTCCTGCAGGAGTCCGACGGCAACAGCGGGGTCTTTATCCGCTCCACAGTAGACGGCACCAAGGTGTCCGGCTGGCAGGTGGAGGTGGCACCCCCGGGGCACGATACGGGCGGGGTCTACGAATCTTATGGCCGCGGCTGGCTCATCAAGCCCGAGGCGGGGAAACCCGATGTAAAGATGGGCGAGTGGAACACGATGAAAATCATGGTCTCCGGAGATACCATCACCTCCTGGCTGAACGGTACGGAAATGATTACGCTCACCGACGAGAAAATCGGCCAGGGCGAAGGCTCCATTGCCCTGCAGATCCACGACGGGGGCGGCATCAAGGTGAAATGGCGGAACATCGTCGTTACCGAGCCGCAGTAGGCACAAGCTCGAAGTAGGCCGTAGTTACCCCGTATTGATTCATCTGCGGGGTTCCGTTATTCGGGATTTTCCGGGACCCCACCGGAGTTTGCCGCTATTTCTTTACGTATCAGGAAGGCATACACCGGCAGGTGGTCGCTGTATCCGCCCTGGTAGGAACCGCCTGCATAGGTGCGGAACGGATAGCCCTTGTAGGGGCCCGAGGAGGTGAGCAGGTAGTCCGGGCGGAAAACCCGCGCTTTCCAGAAACGATACCCGGTTGTATCCCGGAACCAGTTTCCGTTGAACATGAGTTGGTCGAATAAATTCCAGCGATCCCCGTAGGCGAGGGAGCCGCTGCCTGCCAGGAAGAGCGGTTCCATGGGATTGAAAAATTCCCGCGATGCCAGGCTGTCCCGGCTGCTGCCCGAACCCAGGGTGAACCGGATGCTGGCATCCGTGGGGTCGTCGTTATAATCTCCCATCGAGACGAAGCGGGCATTCGGATCCAGCCGGAGGACGGAATCCAGGATGTCCCGCTGCAGCGATGCCGCTGCCCGGCGGTAAGCTTCCGTCGCCGCAACCCCGCCACTGCGGGAGGGCCAGTGGTTTACCGACAGATAGACGGGCTCTCCGTCCAACACCCCGTACACCAGTAATTGATCGCGCGTAAACCGGCGCCGGTTCCGGGTATCGTATAGCAACAGTCGCCGACTGGCACTTTCGATGGGGGTAAAACAGGCTTTTTTATACAGAAAAGCCACGTCAATCCCTCTCCGGTCCGGGGAATCGTAATGAACGACCCCGTATCCTTTGGTGCGCAGGGCTTCCTGCCCCAGGAGGTCTTCCAGCACCGCCCGGTTCTCCACTTCGCACAAACCGATCAAATCCGGCGAACGCATGGCAGTTTCCCGTCCGATGTCCGACAATACCCCTGCAATACGGCGGAGTTTCACCCGATACCGCTCCTCAGTCCATCGATCCTCCCCTTCCGGGGTCCTGGAATCATCTGCCGTAAGCGAATCGTCCCGCGTGTCGAAGAGGTTTTCCACATTGTAAAAAGCAAGGGTCCGGATGCGGTAGTGCCCGGGGGTTAATCCCTCTTGCTCCCTAGCATTCCCAGGGGATAAACCTGGTGCAGGGTCGGATTCCGGCGCGGGAAGGCCCGGCGGGAAACATCCCCGGAGCAGCAGGCCCAGTAAAACACAGGCAATCCCTCTTCTGGCGTTATACCAATTCATCTGCGGACAAATGTACTACGCGGCCACGCAGGGAACCTGCAGGCCCCCGTGTTACTATTGCATCCCGGAACCAGAACCGGCAGGGAAAATGCGAAAAGTAGCGGGCGTTTATATTCTATTCCTTTTATGGGTGGCAGCCCCCCGGGCCTTGTGCGCCCAGGAGTATCTCGTTCGGGGGCAGGTGCGGGACGACCGGAGCCGGGAAGCCCTGCCGGATGTTCGGGTTGAGGTAGTGGAACCTTCCGGGACGAGCGGATCCGTCCGGGCGGTATGGAGCGGGACAGACGGTCGTTTTACCCTGAAAACCGTCCGGGACAGTTTGATTATTTCCCTGGTTTGCGCGGGCTATGTTGCCCGGGAAATTACCGTTTCTGTCCGTGACCAGGGAATTACGGACCTTGGCATCCTGTATATGCGGCCGGAAATTACCTGGGATGACGAGGCGGAGGTGGTGCTCCTGTCCCGGGAACAGTTGGACGCCCCGGCGGATGCAGCGCTTTCCAGCCCCCTGCTGCACGCCCGGCAGGATGTGTTCCTGAATCGCGCTTCCTTCGATTTTAGTGCGGGTTTCTTCCGGTTGCGCGGGATGGACAACCGGGAAGTGTCCCTGAGGTTCAACGGGGTCCCTTTAAACGCTGTATATGACGGTCGGCCGGCATGGAGCAGCCTGGGAGGGCTTACGGATATTGCACGGAACCGGGTTTCGAGTGCCGGGCGGAATTACAATCCGGCCGGTTTTGGCCGGACCCTCGGACTCACGGATATCCGGGCATATCCCCCCCATCTCCGTAAAGGGATGCGGTTGACGGCATCCTCGAGTAACCGGAGCTATCGATACCGCCTAATGGCTACCTACGTTTCCCATCCGGGGAAGGCAGGCCTATCCTATATGGTTTCCGCCGGGTGGAGGTACGGGGCCTCCGGTTACGTTCGCGGAACGCCCTATCATTCCCATGCGGTCTATGCCTGTATGAACTGGACGCCGAACGCGCAGCATGCCTTCCGTCTGGGGGGGGTGTATGCAAATACGCGCAGGGGTCTTTCCACGGCCCTGACCCCTGAGGTAGCCGGCCTGATGGGAACTCGTTACAACCCGGGGTGGGGCCTGTCCGGGGGAGTCATCCGAAACGCGCGCCAGCGCCTGGAATCCGAGCCCCTGATATTTTTCAACCACGAATTTCGGGCCAGGGGCACCCGGTGGGAGACCGCTATCGGTTACCAGGTTCAGAATCAAACCCGAACACGGTTGAGTTATTTCGATGCAGCAAACCCGGACCCTGTGTATTATCGAAACCTTCCGTCTTTTTATTACAACAGCCCCATCGGGGCGAATTATTCGAATTCGAATCTTGCCCGGAAAGCTTTCGTTTCTAACCCGCAGATCAATTGGGATGCCGTCTATGCGGCGAACCGAAACCCGGAGCACCAGGGCCGTGCCCGCTATGCCGTCACAGGGGATTTCCGGCAGGGCGGCCGTTTGTATATCGGGAGCCGGGGAACTTTCCGGATCAGCCGGAATCTCCGGGCGGGCGCCGGCCTGGAATATTCCGACGCCAACCTGGACTTTGGCCGGCGGCTCGTGGATTTGCTGGGGGCGGAATACCATGTGGATTCTGACCCTTTCAGTGGTACGGGGAACGACCTCCTGGGGCCGGAACAAAAAACAGAGGGAATGACTGCCGGATACTCGTATTCCCTCAGGGCGCGGTCCATTCGGGGCTTTGCCCAGTTTCATGCGGCTGTGGGCCGTTGGGAGGCCTGGGGGGGAATCCAGGGAGGGACTACCCGGTACCACCGCGAAGGCCTTTATCAAAACGGTCGGTATCCCCAATCTTCACTGGGCCGAGGAGATAACCTGGATTTTAAGTCCTTGTCCGTTCGGGCAGGGGCCGGCTACCGGTTTTCGGGCAGACATGGGATGCACGGGGTTTTCGGCCTGTCCCATCGCCCGCCATTCTTATCCGAAGCCTATGTAGACCCGAGGGAGAACAACCGCCCGTTTCCCTCGGAAGCGACCGGGAAAATCCTGGGGGGAGCCCTGACGTACTGGATGCGGTACCCCAGGATCAAGGGACGGGTTACCGCCTATTATTCCCGGTTTTCCGACCAGCGGTCTGCCCGGTCCTACTATGCCGAAACAGCCCATGGTTCGGCCTTTTTCCGGGAAATTACCACCGGCTTGGCAGCCCTGCACCGGGGCGTTGAAACCGGCCTGGAGTATCAGTTGGGGCCGGCCGTAACGGCAACTTTCGCCTCAGCATTGGGCACCTTCACCTATTCGGGCCGGCCGCGATTGCGGATGTACTATTTCCCGGATCCCCGGGAACCCACAAACCTGCCCGGAGCGGGAGTCTGGGATGCGGGGAACGCCCGGCTGGATGGCCTGCAGATTTCCGGCGGACCTACAGTGGCGGGTTCACTGGGGGTT
This genomic window from Robiginitalea biformata HTCC2501 contains:
- a CDS encoding TonB-dependent receptor; this translates as MRKVAGVYILFLLWVAAPRALCAQEYLVRGQVRDDRSREALPDVRVEVVEPSGTSGSVRAVWSGTDGRFTLKTVRDSLIISLVCAGYVAREITVSVRDQGITDLGILYMRPEITWDDEAEVVLLSREQLDAPADAALSSPLLHARQDVFLNRASFDFSAGFFRLRGMDNREVSLRFNGVPLNAVYDGRPAWSSLGGLTDIARNRVSSAGRNYNPAGFGRTLGLTDIRAYPPHLRKGMRLTASSSNRSYRYRLMATYVSHPGKAGLSYMVSAGWRYGASGYVRGTPYHSHAVYACMNWTPNAQHAFRLGGVYANTRRGLSTALTPEVAGLMGTRYNPGWGLSGGVIRNARQRLESEPLIFFNHEFRARGTRWETAIGYQVQNQTRTRLSYFDAANPDPVYYRNLPSFYYNSPIGANYSNSNLARKAFVSNPQINWDAVYAANRNPEHQGRARYAVTGDFRQGGRLYIGSRGTFRISRNLRAGAGLEYSDANLDFGRRLVDLLGAEYHVDSDPFSGTGNDLLGPEQKTEGMTAGYSYSLRARSIRGFAQFHAAVGRWEAWGGIQGGTTRYHREGLYQNGRYPQSSLGRGDNLDFKSLSVRAGAGYRFSGRHGMHGVFGLSHRPPFLSEAYVDPRENNRPFPSEATGKILGGALTYWMRYPRIKGRVTAYYSRFSDQRSARSYYAETAHGSAFFREITTGLAALHRGVETGLEYQLGPAVTATFASALGTFTYSGRPRLRMYYFPDPREPTNLPGAGVWDAGNARLDGLQISGGPTVAGSLGVRYRDPGYWWLDVRANYLGRQYESLALLRYVPDFRRDPEGVAAPLSEDDPVIQRIWEQRPLPGYYLLNISLGKSWLFEGHYIGAFVGVNNAFDTRHLTGGYQQGRLATYADYLEDRQSGHPSFGSRYWYGYGRTYYLNVTWSF
- a CDS encoding TonB-dependent receptor, yielding MKKLALTFILVFAALASHAQATLTGTVTDGEMGGPLPGASVVVKGTTNGTTTDFDGNFTLEASTDSGVLVVTYIGFMPQEVSFSGSASLGTIQLMPNVEVLEGVIVTGVQDIARDRETPVAVSTVRAEEIQLKLGSQEFPEILNTTPSIYATKSGGGFGDARVNIRGFDTNNSAVMINGIPVNDMENGQVYWSNWAGLSDVTSAIQVQRGLGSSKLAISSVGGTINVITKSSKQTEGGSFGATVGNNEYFKSIASYSSGILENGFSASLLLSRTAGSMYADGTQFEGYNFFLGLGYTSGDHNLEFMVTGAPQWHHQRSFAPSIADYIQYSDNGVDPDRRYNSDWGYLNGKEFSFRRNFYHKPVISLNWTWDINEVSTLETSTYASFGRGGGTGEIGRSAGARQFDGRWKTANGLVDVDRIFAYNSGAPVMFDGSIVQREQTNGLYVNQGSGDRSDANGISRRASINSHNWYGVLANLTNQFSDQLTVDFGIDLRRYTGYHYRRVNNLLGGDAYLQTDNQNNDPNPLFFETYNANQPWWVFGDIDEEEKIDYYNTGLVNWMGVFGQAEYRFTEDIVGFVQGSLSNQGFAREEFFNEVPPEQTDYENILGGNVKGGVNWNIDANHNIFANAGYYSKQPLFDAVYINFSNTLNPNLTNEKITGFELGYGYRSSMFRANVNLYRTSWKDRFESVSATFNAGEPDEIRGSANLLGITQVHTGVEVDAQLRVADALTLTGMLSVGNWQYQDDVSATYFDAENNPIVIDGVEQQEILPLDGVKVGDAAQFTAFIGADYNILDNLSVDAGYRYADNLYAQFDATDVGEEGALKLPSFGLMDAGLTFSMPFLEKTMSFRLNVNNVFDKVYIAEADTNIFAEPGDDTFQGINTANRVFFGFGRTWNASLRFNF
- a CDS encoding peptidoglycan DD-metalloendopeptidase family protein, translated to MRIFWGILGLALVLASCKDRPSETALPESKPEEPLVAELAPRLEYGFDLREFEVVQDTIRRGDSFGELMLANKVDYPKIAQISEKYRDTFDVRKIRVGKPYMILKSKDTAQAAQVFIYQNDRVNYTVVDFRDSAVAYKEKRPVSFREREVAGVIPEGGSLSLVIDQLGVDYQVTLDLSQVYAWTVDFSKLDAGDKFRIIFDEKYIQDSLYAGAGPIKAAYFEHGGKPLYAFAYHNDSLDIMEYYDDQAENLRRTFLSMPIRFGRLSSRYNLKRRIRYYGYKVRPHRGTDYAAPIGTPILATADGVVTESTRRGGNGKYVKIRHNGTYSTQYLHMKAQNVKRGDYVRQGDVIGWIGMTGNTGGPHVCYRFWKNGRQVDPLREELPKAEPLAEARQPEYFDYINPLKEQLDCIPLELHEPAPDSDELLTFNQPEHALSEN
- the pgi gene encoding glucose-6-phosphate isomerase, translating into MPFPKINPSTTQAWNQLRAHYERTHNRHIKDLFASDPERASRMSLRWNGFFVDYSKNRVDDETLELLLSLAEACDLETAMDAYFDGEAINQTEGRAVLHTALRNGSDSGLEIDGEPVEKEVGRVREHMRAFCEAVISGDKKGYTGKPFTDVVNVGIGGSDLGPVMVTEALQFYSNHLRTHFVSNVDGDHVHETLRKLNPETTLFVIVSKSFTTQETLSNALTIKKWFLEHATQADIAKHFAAVSTNTAKIEEFGIADANVFPMWDWVGGRFSLWSAVGLSIALSIGFDQFEALLSGARSMDRHFREAPWKENIPVILGLLSIWYNNFHGAETEAVIPYSQYLHRLPAYLQQGIMESNGKSVDRNGVPVAYQTGTIIWGEPGTNSQHAFFQLIHQGTKLIPADFIGFRHSLHGDREHHLKLMANFFAQTEALMNGKTPEAVRDELSGQGLGDDALENLLPFKVFEGNKPTNTILIERLSPESLGALVALYEHKIFVQGVIWNIFSYDQWGVELGKQLASTILSELTSGQVGNHDTSTLQLLQYFKS
- a CDS encoding endonuclease/exonuclease/phosphatase family protein — protein: MENLFDTRDDSLTADDSRTPEGEDRWTEERYRVKLRRIAGVLSDIGRETAMRSPDLIGLCEVENRAVLEDLLGQEALRTKGYGVVHYDSPDRRGIDVAFLYKKACFTPIESASRRLLLYDTRNRRRFTRDQLLVYGVLDGEPVYLSVNHWPSRSGGVAATEAYRRAAASLQRDILDSVLRLDPNARFVSMGDYNDDPTDASIRFTLGSGSSRDSLASREFFNPMEPLFLAGSGSLAYGDRWNLFDQLMFNGNWFRDTTGYRFWKARVFRPDYLLTSSGPYKGYPFRTYAGGSYQGGYSDHLPVYAFLIRKEIAANSGGVPENPE
- a CDS encoding tryptophan 2,3-dioxygenase family protein, translated to MENKERTESQIRKLEAKYRDSGQDLSSYLDGLLYQRYLTYWDYIHLDTLLSLQVPRTHFPDEEIFIMYHQITELYFKLILHEERQIVDDKSQDIGFFTEKVNRINNYYKALISSFSIMIRGMEREQFLRYRMALLPASGFQSAQYRMIELYATPLENLVHHSQREGLDPDAEIEELYEKIYWKKGATDKDTGEKTLTLKQFEYRYTPRFIRIANEVKGNTIYHKYLNLPTGLRNNKGLTRALQQMDINANVNWPLMHMGSAYRYLNKEKETIEATGGTNWKTFLPPSFQKIVFFPEAHDEKTLENWGKEWVEHHLNPEKQT
- a CDS encoding 3-keto-disaccharide hydrolase, which produces MKYMYCLILALVCAPLAAQETELFNGEDLSGWTVYGTEKWYVEDGLLVCESGPDKGYGYLATDKHYKDFVLTLEFLQESDGNSGVFIRSTVDGTKVSGWQVEVAPPGHDTGGVYESYGRGWLIKPEAGKPDVKMGEWNTMKIMVSGDTITSWLNGTEMITLTDEKIGQGEGSIALQIHDGGGIKVKWRNIVVTEPQ